In Selenomonas sp. TAMA-11512, a genomic segment contains:
- a CDS encoding LysR family transcriptional regulator encodes MEFRQFRYILKIAEEGTLSLAAKKLYVSQPSLSQLLAAQEKKIGAPLFDRGGTCLTPTAVGKLYLETARSIIALDEAFHQQVDDCVRGAAGDVTVGLTQFRSTHLLAPMLPSFRVKYPKITLHLREDTTHRLEELAEANETDCIISLLPINERRFDYDILFEERLLLALPPAHPICAALGLAPGDCADPPPVPLHALQETPFLLMHREQKLHDTLFTLCEAAGFLPQITLETRSMNTAHALAGAGLGAAVLPETLISAAPPANPPCYAAIEGDPHRTIILARAKNRYLPRAVTIFRDELQAFCTK; translated from the coding sequence ATGGAATTTCGTCAGTTTCGTTACATCCTGAAGATTGCCGAGGAGGGGACACTCTCGCTTGCGGCAAAGAAGCTCTACGTCTCGCAGCCGTCGCTCTCGCAGCTGCTTGCCGCACAGGAGAAGAAGATCGGCGCGCCGCTCTTCGACCGCGGCGGTACATGTCTCACGCCGACCGCTGTCGGCAAGCTTTACCTTGAGACGGCGCGCTCCATCATCGCGCTCGATGAGGCATTTCATCAACAGGTGGACGACTGCGTGCGCGGCGCGGCGGGCGATGTGACCGTCGGTCTCACGCAGTTTCGCAGCACACACCTCCTCGCGCCCATGCTTCCCTCCTTTCGCGTAAAATATCCGAAGATCACACTGCATCTGCGCGAGGACACGACCCATCGGCTCGAGGAACTTGCCGAGGCGAACGAGACAGACTGCATCATCTCTCTGCTCCCGATCAACGAGCGTCGTTTCGACTATGACATCCTCTTTGAGGAACGCCTCCTGCTCGCGCTCCCGCCCGCGCATCCCATATGCGCGGCGCTCGGACTGGCACCGGGAGACTGCGCGGACCCGCCGCCCGTCCCCCTCCATGCTCTGCAGGAGACGCCGTTCCTCCTGATGCATCGCGAGCAGAAGCTCCACGATACACTCTTCACTCTCTGCGAAGCGGCGGGCTTCCTGCCGCAAATCACGCTCGAGACGCGCAGCATGAACACGGCGCACGCGCTTGCCGGTGCGGGACTCGGAGCCGCCGTCCTGCCCGAGACGCTGATCTCCGCCGCACCGCCCGCAAACCCGCCATGCTACGCGGCGATCGAGGGCGATCCTCACCGCACGATCATCCTCGCCCGCGCAAAGAATCGCTATCTCCCCCGTGCCGTCACAATCTTCCGTGATGAGCTGCAGGCGTTCTGCACGAAGTGA
- a CDS encoding type II toxin-antitoxin system prevent-host-death family antitoxin, whose product MVAVNFSTLRSNLKSYCDAVARDAETVIVTRRNEENVVLMSLESYNNLMENVFLMSDRRNHAHIVEGIEQLRAGRAARRNCHDKHESALSL is encoded by the coding sequence ATGGTAGCGGTGAATTTCTCGACCCTGCGCAGCAATCTGAAGAGCTACTGCGATGCGGTAGCTCGTGACGCGGAGACCGTGATCGTGACGCGCCGGAATGAGGAGAATGTCGTCCTGATGAGCCTCGAGAGCTATAACAATCTCATGGAGAATGTCTTTCTGATGAGCGATCGGCGCAACCATGCCCACATCGTGGAGGGTATCGAGCAGCTGCGCGCGGGACGTGCAGCAAGGAGGAATTGCCATGACAAACATGAAAGCGCCCTTTCGCTATGA
- a CDS encoding anion permease — MSKGVRCFLTAGLIAVLWFLPVPEGLTPAAWHLFAIFAGAILGFVLQPFPLGTVALAAITFAALTNTIKPAEALAGFSNTVIWLIVSAFLFAQGFIKTGLGRRIAYWLILKFGSSSLKLAYTLVLSDFIIAPATPSNTARSGGILFPIVRSLASVFGSEPGGTARKIGAFLLVVSFQVDAPIAAAFLTACAPNPLMAELARDTAGIELSWGLWAMAGIVPVLLSMIVLPYVLYKLYPPEIQKTPEAQALAREKLAEMGRMTRDEKIICSIFVGALLLWSTSGYTGVNATIAALLGVTAMLFTGVLTWEDVLKEKGAWDGMMWMGGIVSLAGALNKIGFIPWFAASVTGAMTGVAWGLTLGILFLVYLYSHYGFASLSGHATAMYAAFLAVAVAGGAPPYLAALGLAFLSNLMAGLTHYSTGAAPIYFGAGYVTQGQWWRLGFFCSVINIIIWIGIGSVWWKILGIW; from the coding sequence TTGAGCAAGGGAGTACGATGTTTTCTGACGGCGGGACTGATCGCCGTCCTCTGGTTTCTGCCGGTGCCCGAGGGGCTGACGCCGGCTGCATGGCATCTGTTCGCGATCTTCGCGGGCGCGATATTGGGCTTCGTCCTGCAGCCGTTCCCGCTGGGGACGGTTGCGCTCGCGGCGATCACGTTCGCGGCGCTGACGAATACGATCAAGCCCGCAGAGGCGCTTGCGGGATTCAGCAATACGGTCATCTGGCTGATTGTGTCGGCGTTCCTGTTCGCGCAGGGCTTTATCAAGACGGGGCTCGGGCGGCGGATTGCTTACTGGCTCATCTTGAAATTCGGGTCGAGCAGCCTGAAGCTTGCTTACACACTTGTCCTGAGCGACTTCATCATCGCGCCTGCTACACCGTCAAACACGGCGCGCTCGGGTGGAATCCTCTTTCCCATCGTGCGCAGCCTCGCCTCGGTCTTCGGCTCGGAGCCGGGCGGGACGGCGCGAAAGATCGGCGCGTTCCTGCTCGTCGTGTCCTTCCAGGTGGATGCGCCGATTGCCGCGGCCTTTCTGACGGCGTGTGCACCGAATCCGCTGATGGCGGAGCTGGCACGGGATACGGCGGGCATCGAACTCTCGTGGGGACTATGGGCGATGGCAGGCATCGTACCCGTCCTGCTGTCGATGATCGTTCTGCCCTACGTGCTCTACAAGCTCTATCCGCCCGAGATTCAAAAGACGCCCGAGGCACAGGCGCTTGCCCGTGAAAAACTCGCAGAGATGGGCAGGATGACGCGCGATGAGAAAATCATCTGCAGCATATTCGTCGGCGCGCTTCTTCTCTGGAGCACGTCGGGCTATACGGGCGTGAACGCGACCATCGCCGCTCTTCTCGGCGTAACGGCAATGCTTTTTACGGGCGTCCTCACATGGGAGGACGTGCTGAAGGAGAAGGGGGCGTGGGACGGCATGATGTGGATGGGCGGCATCGTGAGCCTCGCGGGCGCACTGAACAAGATCGGCTTCATCCCGTGGTTCGCCGCGAGTGTCACAGGCGCGATGACGGGTGTTGCATGGGGGCTGACACTCGGCATTCTCTTCCTCGTCTACCTCTACAGTCACTACGGCTTCGCAAGCCTCTCGGGGCACGCGACGGCGATGTATGCGGCGTTTCTCGCCGTCGCCGTTGCGGGAGGTGCACCTCCCTATCTCGCCGCACTCGGGCTCGCCTTCCTGTCGAACCTCATGGCGGGACTGACGCACTACTCCACGGGAGCGGCGCCCATCTACTTCGGAGCGGGCTATGTGACGCAGGGGCAGTGGTGGCGGCTGGGCTTTTTCTGCTCCGTCATCAACATCATCATCTGGATCGGCATCGGCTCTGTCTGGTGGAAGATCCTCGGGATTTGGTAA
- a CDS encoding phosphoenolpyruvate hydrolase family protein, with translation MVPYEALLERLNAQLRIHGHLLGVVSGAGLTARYAMMGGADFLLALSSGRCRIMGRGSYAGYYCYGNSNEITMEFGTRELLPILPDAPVLFGIAASDPFIHLYEYLKEIKARGFSGVTNFPTMALIDGKFRMALEEDGNSYEREVEAIGLAHHLGLFTAAFVTKEEEADAMLRAGADVICVHLGLTKGGFMGAKKYISIAEAKHISDRIFALCARMRPEVIRMIYAGPANTPMDVDYLYRHTAAQGYIGGSTFDRIPAEKVILQTVRAFKNAGTGGLSAANITAEANAADAVDFVKNYVHEHYGREIRLRDLAIVLHISPSYLSTLFKQDTGMSFTSFLLSYRMERARALLAEGRLSCREVAEHSGYPDYAQFSKMFRKYQGMSPSDVLASDINTSPNSRN, from the coding sequence ATGGTTCCATATGAGGCCTTGCTGGAGAGGCTGAACGCGCAGCTTCGTATCCACGGTCATCTCCTCGGCGTCGTGTCGGGGGCGGGGCTTACGGCGCGGTACGCGATGATGGGCGGTGCGGATTTCCTGCTTGCGCTCAGTTCCGGGCGCTGCCGCATAATGGGACGCGGTTCTTATGCGGGTTATTATTGCTACGGCAACAGCAACGAGATCACGATGGAGTTCGGTACGCGGGAGCTGCTGCCCATCCTGCCCGATGCGCCGGTTCTCTTCGGCATCGCGGCGAGCGACCCGTTCATCCATCTCTACGAGTATTTGAAGGAGATCAAGGCGCGCGGCTTCTCGGGCGTGACGAATTTTCCGACGATGGCTCTGATTGACGGGAAATTCCGTATGGCTCTCGAGGAGGACGGGAACAGCTACGAACGAGAGGTCGAGGCGATCGGGCTTGCGCATCATCTGGGACTCTTTACCGCCGCCTTTGTGACGAAGGAGGAGGAGGCTGACGCCATGCTTCGCGCCGGCGCCGATGTGATCTGCGTGCATCTGGGGCTGACCAAGGGCGGATTTATGGGGGCGAAGAAGTACATCTCCATCGCGGAGGCAAAGCATATCAGTGATCGAATCTTTGCACTCTGTGCGCGGATGCGTCCGGAGGTGATCCGCATGATCTACGCGGGACCTGCAAATACGCCGATGGATGTGGACTATCTCTATCGTCATACGGCGGCGCAAGGTTACATCGGCGGGTCGACGTTTGATCGGATTCCTGCCGAGAAGGTAATCTTACAGACAGTGCGTGCATTCAAAAATGCGGGAACGGGGGGCTTGTCGGCGGCGAATATTACTGCGGAGGCGAACGCGGCGGATGCGGTGGACTTCGTAAAGAACTACGTGCACGAGCACTACGGGCGGGAGATCCGTCTGCGGGATCTGGCGATCGTGCTCCACATATCGCCGTCTTATCTGAGTACACTCTTTAAGCAGGACACGGGTATGAGCTTCACAAGTTTTCTCCTGTCCTATCGCATGGAGCGTGCGCGCGCCCTGCTTGCAGAGGGCAGACTTTCCTGCAGGGAGGTGGCGGAGCACTCCGGCTATCCGGATTACGCGCAGTTCTCGAAGATGTTCCGCAAGTATCAGGGGATGTCACCGAGTGATGTACTGGCGTCGGATATAAACACAAGTCCGAATTCACGGAATTGA
- the dcuC gene encoding C4-dicarboxylate transporter DcuC, whose translation MLSLIIALVVTGAVGFLIIRKNKPQTVLLAGGIILLSITVLMGYPILEAKKSTGLYWFDIFKLIEDIFSSRVAEIGLMIMTVGGFAKYMEHIGASRVLVYITARPLRYLRSPYLLLAVSYIIGQLLNIVIPSAAGLCVLLMATMYPVLISLGCSRLSAAGVIATTPCLDLGPASATANFAAKTSGIDVADYFVGIQAPIAAITMIVIAITHYFIQRYFDRRDGIETTAFASPPDTRPDDLPPLIYAILPIIPIGLVLAFSKLAIATIKMPVVTAMLMSIALAMVFEFVHKRDIKTVAGSIQVFFDGMGKIFATVVSLIVAGETFANGLMKIGAIDQIIAIAESSGFGVIGITFIMFFIVGACAVIMGSGNAPYYSFGALVPDITAKMGVSSISMITTMQFSASIARSASPITAAVVAVAGVAEVSPVDLVKRTAIPMAVALIVSFITGVLL comes from the coding sequence ATGTTAAGCCTCATCATTGCCCTCGTTGTCACCGGAGCCGTAGGTTTTCTGATCATCCGAAAGAACAAGCCGCAGACTGTCCTTCTGGCAGGCGGTATTATCCTGTTGAGCATTACCGTTCTCATGGGTTATCCAATCTTGGAGGCAAAGAAGTCGACCGGTCTTTACTGGTTCGATATCTTCAAACTCATCGAGGATATCTTCAGTTCCAGAGTTGCTGAAATCGGCCTTATGATTATGACAGTCGGTGGTTTTGCAAAGTACATGGAGCATATTGGCGCAAGCCGCGTGTTGGTGTATATCACGGCACGTCCTCTCCGATATCTGAGATCGCCTTACCTCTTGCTTGCTGTCAGCTATATCATCGGGCAGCTCCTTAACATCGTGATCCCGAGTGCAGCCGGTCTCTGTGTTCTCCTGATGGCGACTATGTATCCCGTTCTGATCAGCCTCGGGTGTTCCCGTCTCTCTGCCGCGGGGGTCATTGCGACAACGCCATGTCTTGACCTCGGTCCCGCATCCGCCACAGCAAACTTTGCGGCGAAAACCTCGGGAATCGATGTCGCCGATTATTTTGTGGGAATACAGGCTCCTATAGCAGCCATCACGATGATTGTGATCGCGATTACTCATTATTTCATCCAGCGTTATTTTGATCGCCGTGACGGCATAGAAACAACGGCATTTGCCTCGCCTCCCGATACCCGTCCTGATGACCTGCCGCCTCTTATCTATGCGATTCTTCCCATTATCCCGATCGGGTTAGTCCTCGCCTTCAGTAAGCTGGCGATCGCAACGATCAAGATGCCCGTTGTAACAGCCATGCTGATGAGCATTGCGCTCGCGATGGTCTTTGAATTTGTCCACAAGAGGGACATTAAGACTGTCGCTGGCAGTATTCAGGTGTTTTTTGACGGTATGGGAAAGATCTTTGCAACGGTTGTATCGCTTATTGTCGCAGGTGAGACATTCGCAAACGGTCTGATGAAGATTGGCGCGATTGATCAGATTATCGCCATTGCCGAGTCCTCTGGATTCGGTGTCATCGGCATCACGTTCATCATGTTCTTCATCGTCGGTGCCTGTGCGGTGATTATGGGCTCGGGCAATGCGCCATATTATTCATTCGGCGCATTGGTGCCGGATATTACGGCAAAGATGGGCGTATCCTCTATCTCCATGATTACAACCATGCAGTTCTCTGCCAGCATCGCAAGAAGCGCTTCCCCTATCACGGCGGCTGTCGTCGCCGTTGCCGGTGTGGCAGAGGTCTCTCCCGTCGACCTGGTGAAGAGAACTGCCATCCCCATGGCAGTTGCACTGATTGTGTCATTCATCACAGGAGTATTGCTGTAA
- a CDS encoding LysR family transcriptional regulator, translating to MQIRQLQYFLAVAETRHFTQASEALYVSQSSLSQQIGKLESNLGVKLIRRGVHPIELTSAGKDFQIYARQIVEDINQLERRMQKYRTDSEKILRIGVITGLGQLPFTEILSKFNTEYGDVKYSLTNRLSKALCEMLSNGEIDLALIAMPSELDTDKFEILHLQEDPFVVILPQHHACAQEKVLQLKDLQNEPFIFPTPENVSYDIFMQECRAAGFLPRIIMQCNTAGRRFDLVKSGLGISIISESAFVYFHKSDHVTAIPTKPEFSKSIVMIRRADLNRNGLIDRFWNYVKHYRKE from the coding sequence ATGCAGATTAGACAGCTGCAGTATTTTCTGGCCGTGGCGGAGACCCGCCACTTCACACAAGCGTCGGAGGCACTCTATGTCTCTCAGTCGTCTCTGTCGCAGCAGATTGGAAAACTTGAAAGCAATCTGGGCGTGAAGCTGATTCGGCGTGGTGTACATCCGATTGAATTGACATCTGCCGGCAAGGACTTCCAGATCTACGCACGTCAGATTGTCGAGGACATCAATCAGTTGGAACGGCGCATGCAGAAATATCGTACAGATTCTGAAAAAATACTTCGGATTGGTGTGATTACCGGTCTTGGTCAACTGCCGTTTACAGAAATACTATCCAAGTTCAACACGGAATACGGAGATGTGAAATATTCGCTGACCAATCGCCTCAGTAAAGCACTCTGCGAGATGTTGAGCAATGGTGAAATAGATCTGGCACTCATCGCAATGCCGTCCGAGTTGGACACGGATAAGTTCGAAATCCTGCACTTACAGGAAGATCCATTCGTTGTGATACTTCCGCAGCATCACGCATGCGCACAGGAAAAAGTACTGCAGCTGAAAGATCTGCAGAATGAACCTTTTATTTTCCCGACGCCGGAGAATGTGTCCTATGATATCTTTATGCAGGAATGCCGCGCTGCCGGCTTCTTGCCTCGGATTATCATGCAGTGCAATACGGCGGGGCGACGTTTTGATCTCGTTAAATCCGGACTAGGTATTTCGATCATATCGGAGAGCGCCTTTGTCTACTTCCATAAATCCGATCATGTCACGGCAATACCGACCAAGCCTGAATTTTCCAAGTCTATCGTCATGATACGCAGAGCAGATCTGAATCGGAACGGATTGATTGACCGATTTTGGAATTATGTCAAACACTATCGGAAGGAATAA
- the ttdA gene encoding L(+)-tartrate dehydratase subunit alpha has product MTKVEASERMTDVLAKFVAYTGKRLPDDVRAKIAELADEEDAPLAKSIYETMEKNQELAVKLNRPSCQDTGAAQFFLKCGANFPYMGEMEEILHEAVVQATADAPLRHNAVETFDEFNTGKNVGKQIPSIFWEIVPGRDDIEIHTYMAGGGCTLPGKAMVLMPGEGYEGVTRFVLDVMTSYGLNACPPLLVGVGVGTSVEVAALHSKKALMRPIGSHNSNPRAAKMEQLLEDGINAIGLGPQGLMGKHSVLGVNIENSARHPSVIGVAVNVGCWSHRRGHIVFDRNLDYKILSHTEVDF; this is encoded by the coding sequence ATGACAAAGGTTGAAGCCTCGGAGCGCATGACCGATGTGCTCGCGAAGTTCGTGGCGTACACGGGCAAGCGGCTGCCGGACGATGTGCGCGCAAAGATCGCGGAGCTCGCCGACGAAGAGGACGCGCCGCTCGCGAAATCCATCTATGAGACGATGGAGAAGAATCAGGAGCTTGCGGTGAAGCTGAACCGACCGAGCTGTCAGGATACGGGCGCGGCGCAGTTCTTTTTGAAATGCGGGGCGAACTTTCCGTACATGGGCGAGATGGAGGAGATTCTGCACGAGGCGGTCGTGCAGGCGACGGCGGACGCACCTCTCCGGCACAATGCAGTAGAGACGTTCGACGAGTTCAATACGGGCAAGAATGTCGGAAAGCAGATTCCGTCGATTTTCTGGGAGATCGTCCCGGGCCGTGACGACATCGAGATCCACACGTATATGGCGGGCGGCGGCTGTACGCTGCCGGGCAAGGCGATGGTGCTGATGCCGGGCGAGGGCTATGAGGGCGTGACGCGCTTTGTCCTCGATGTCATGACGAGCTACGGGCTGAATGCCTGTCCGCCGCTCCTCGTCGGCGTAGGCGTCGGTACGTCGGTCGAGGTCGCTGCGCTCCACTCGAAGAAGGCGCTCATGCGTCCAATCGGTTCGCACAACTCGAACCCGCGCGCTGCCAAGATGGAGCAGCTGCTCGAGGACGGCATCAACGCGATCGGACTCGGTCCGCAGGGGCTCATGGGCAAGCACTCCGTGCTCGGCGTCAACATCGAGAACAGCGCGCGCCATCCGTCCGTGATCGGTGTCGCCGTGAATGTCGGCTGCTGGTCGCACAGGCGCGGACATATCGTCTTTGACAGGAACCTCGACTATAAGATTCTCTCGCATACGGAGGTGGATTTCTGA
- the ttdB gene encoding L(+)-tartrate dehydratase subunit beta → MEKKVLTTPIQPEDLKDINVGDVIYLTGYLTTCRDVAHRRVIEEGRKLPVDVKDGAILHAGPIIRKLGEDKYEMVTVGPTTSMRMEKFEEAFIKETGVRLIIGKGGMKDGTMRGCRDHKALHCVFPAGCAVVAAECVEEIVDANWLDLGMPETLWTCRVKEFGPLIVSIDSHGRNIFEENKVVFNERKEKACEGICKQVGFIK, encoded by the coding sequence ATGGAGAAGAAAGTTCTGACAACCCCGATTCAGCCCGAAGATCTCAAAGATATCAACGTGGGCGACGTGATCTACCTAACAGGCTATCTCACAACCTGCCGCGACGTGGCGCACCGCCGCGTCATCGAGGAGGGGAGGAAGCTCCCCGTCGACGTGAAGGACGGCGCAATTCTCCACGCGGGGCCCATCATTCGGAAGCTCGGCGAGGACAAATATGAGATGGTTACGGTCGGTCCCACGACAAGCATGCGCATGGAGAAGTTCGAGGAGGCGTTTATCAAGGAGACGGGCGTGCGCCTCATCATCGGCAAGGGCGGCATGAAGGACGGCACGATGCGCGGCTGCCGCGACCACAAGGCACTCCACTGCGTCTTTCCCGCCGGCTGCGCCGTCGTCGCCGCCGAGTGCGTCGAGGAGATCGTGGATGCGAACTGGCTCGACCTCGGGATGCCCGAGACGCTCTGGACGTGCAGGGTGAAGGAGTTCGGCCCTCTCATCGTCTCCATCGACAGCCACGGGCGCAACATCTTCGAGGAGAACAAGGTCGTCTTCAACGAGCGCAAGGAAAAGGCGTGTGAAGGGATCTGTAAGCAGGTCGGGTTTATCAAGTAA
- a CDS encoding M20 family metallopeptidase, with translation MELDLQQYLGELETLVNIDSVSSQPSGADRIAAFMKGKFQSIGWTVEEVQLDPSVGPCLTITNRPAQSYDVLLLAHMDTVFPIGTAAKRPFRTDGVRAYGPGVIDCKGGMLSGFYALKALDEKKLLQNASICVFLNSDHEGISSKFSAQINRQLSRRSRYALVLEAGRANGNLVYKRKGIARYEATFHGVAAHAGVDFQKGHSAVEEMAHWILALQSATDLSKETTVNVGRAEGGVTISAVPGEAHASIDIRYYEKEEVDRVTGIMNELAAHPRTKGTHAEYTGGITRPPMLPSEKTMQLCHWIDMIGSELGIPFGWMASGGGSDGSFAAETGTPTIDGLGPVGGGAHSDGEYMEIDTVIPRYRLLCRTIEKIIASS, from the coding sequence GTGGAACTGGATTTGCAGCAGTATTTGGGTGAGTTGGAGACATTGGTTAATATTGACAGCGTCTCTTCACAGCCGTCCGGTGCCGATAGAATAGCGGCATTCATGAAAGGAAAATTTCAAAGCATCGGATGGACAGTGGAGGAAGTGCAGCTGGATCCGTCTGTCGGACCATGCCTTACGATTACGAACCGTCCGGCGCAGAGCTACGATGTCCTGCTGCTTGCGCATATGGACACGGTTTTTCCGATCGGCACAGCGGCAAAGCGTCCGTTTCGAACAGATGGCGTGCGTGCATACGGTCCGGGTGTGATTGACTGCAAAGGAGGCATGCTAAGTGGCTTTTACGCACTCAAGGCGCTGGATGAAAAAAAGCTTCTGCAAAATGCCTCCATATGTGTATTCCTGAACAGCGATCACGAAGGAATCAGTTCCAAGTTCTCCGCTCAGATCAACAGGCAGCTCTCACGCAGAAGCCGTTACGCGCTGGTACTCGAGGCAGGGAGAGCCAACGGCAATTTGGTCTATAAACGCAAGGGAATTGCCCGCTATGAGGCGACATTTCATGGGGTTGCAGCGCATGCAGGCGTGGATTTCCAAAAAGGGCACAGCGCCGTGGAGGAAATGGCTCATTGGATTCTCGCCCTACAAAGTGCCACCGACTTGTCGAAGGAAACAACGGTCAATGTGGGCAGAGCAGAGGGCGGTGTTACAATCAGCGCTGTGCCTGGTGAAGCGCATGCCTCCATTGATATTCGCTATTATGAGAAGGAGGAGGTTGACCGCGTCACAGGCATTATGAACGAACTCGCTGCGCATCCGCGCACAAAGGGAACACATGCAGAGTACACGGGCGGAATCACGCGGCCGCCGATGCTGCCCTCCGAGAAAACAATGCAGCTCTGCCATTGGATTGACATGATTGGCAGCGAGCTCGGTATCCCCTTTGGATGGATGGCAAGCGGCGGAGGATCTGACGGCAGCTTTGCTGCAGAAACAGGTACACCGACCATTGACGGGTTGGGTCCTGTCGGCGGAGGAGCACACAGCGATGGCGAGTATATGGAGATTGACACCGTCATTCCGCGGTATCGCCTGCTGTGCCGCACGATAGAAAAGATTATTGCATCATCCTGA
- a CDS encoding 5-methyltetrahydropteroyltriglutamate--homocysteine S-methyltransferase, whose product MTNMKAPFRYDIVGSFLRPAALMKMREAYTSGNASAEELRQAEDAAIRGLVAKEKEVGLRAVTDGEFRRRYWHLDFLAELDGIEEVGAAHWSVAFKGVQPKAATVRITDKVDFGAHPFLDHFRFLNNLAGDSIAKMTIPSPSMLHLICCVRATDYAPIPRYGNEDALFEDIALAYQKAIRAFYEEGCRYLQLDDTSWGEFCDPEKRAAYEARGFDLDRIERTYVAMINRVLEAKPADMTITMHICRGNFRSTWFSSGGYEPVAEILFGGCKIDGFFLEYDSDRSGGFAPLDFIRDQRVVLGLVTSKSGALENREDVIARIHEAAKHVPLDQLCLSPQCGFSSTEEGNILTEEEQWNKLRFIREIAESVWK is encoded by the coding sequence ATGACAAACATGAAAGCGCCCTTTCGCTATGATATTGTGGGGAGCTTCCTGCGCCCCGCCGCGCTGATGAAGATGCGCGAAGCATACACGAGCGGAAACGCCTCGGCGGAGGAGCTGCGGCAGGCGGAGGATGCGGCGATCCGCGGCCTCGTCGCCAAGGAAAAGGAGGTCGGTCTCCGCGCCGTCACGGACGGAGAGTTTCGCCGCCGCTACTGGCATCTCGACTTCCTCGCGGAACTCGACGGCATCGAGGAGGTCGGCGCGGCGCATTGGTCGGTCGCATTCAAGGGCGTGCAGCCGAAGGCGGCGACCGTGCGCATCACGGACAAGGTGGACTTCGGCGCACACCCGTTCCTCGACCACTTCCGCTTTTTGAACAATCTCGCGGGCGATTCGATCGCGAAGATGACGATCCCCTCCCCGAGCATGCTGCACCTCATCTGCTGCGTGCGTGCGACAGACTACGCGCCCATCCCGCGCTACGGGAATGAGGATGCCCTGTTCGAGGATATCGCCCTCGCCTATCAGAAGGCAATCCGCGCGTTTTACGAGGAGGGCTGCCGCTATCTGCAGCTCGACGATACATCATGGGGCGAATTCTGCGATCCGGAAAAGCGCGCGGCGTACGAGGCGCGCGGCTTCGACCTCGACCGCATCGAGCGCACCTACGTCGCGATGATCAACCGCGTCCTCGAGGCAAAGCCCGCCGACATGACGATCACGATGCACATCTGCCGCGGCAATTTCCGTTCGACATGGTTCTCCTCCGGCGGCTATGAGCCGGTCGCGGAGATTCTCTTCGGCGGCTGCAAAATCGACGGCTTCTTCCTCGAGTACGACTCCGACCGTTCCGGCGGATTTGCACCGCTCGATTTCATCAGGGATCAGCGCGTCGTGCTCGGACTCGTCACGTCGAAGTCGGGCGCGCTCGAAAACCGCGAGGATGTTATTGCACGCATCCACGAGGCGGCGAAGCACGTCCCGCTCGATCAGCTCTGCCTCAGCCCGCAGTGCGGCTTCTCCTCGACGGAAGAAGGCAATATCCTGACGGAGGAGGAGCAGTGGAACAAGCTGCGCTTCATCCGGGAGATCGCCGAATCCGTCTGGAAGTAA